In one Perca fluviatilis chromosome 7, GENO_Pfluv_1.0, whole genome shotgun sequence genomic region, the following are encoded:
- the LOC120562047 gene encoding uncharacterized protein LOC120562047 isoform X1 translates to MSVNLKVSFLDQMKLPGLIDLSLIFILVSNSKGDDWSVSVDRIIHATLGSNVTIPCSFTYPLKYHTEKVQVHWKKSGVKHNLNIFDKDSNAFVFHPNDTFVLEKYRGKTKLTGNKTKGDCTLEIFNISEYVPNIYVRVIAKNNYSFWKDTVTIHVSEPGGKPVSLKPDLKSEPSPKYEATTTDMAVVTTGGMTREASLYTAIFVPVAALLLIIVVAAVVFRIKKRRSQSFTREESGYYENVSRASSNQAKREESCIKQDNNTLSEVKAIDEPVYINIEAIPGQMDQRMDHTDNIYGNVDYEK, encoded by the exons ATGTCAGTTAACCTAAAAGTGTCTTTCTTGGATCAGATGAAGCTGCCAGGCCTGATTGATCTTAGTCTCATATTTATCCTGGTCTCTAATTCAAAAG GTGACGACTGGTCTGTTAGTGTCGACAGAATCATTCATGCAACATTGGGTTCAAACGTGACTATACCGTGTTCCTTTACCTATCCACTCAAATACCACACTGAAAAGGTTCAAGTTCACTGGAAAAAGAGCGGGGTAAAACATAACCTTAATATCTTCGACAAAGACTCAAATGCATTTGTTTTTCACCCAAATGACACATTTGTGCTTGAGAAGTACAGAGGAAAGACCAAACTCACTGGAAATAAAACCAAAGGTGACTGCACCCTTGAGATCTTTAACATCTCGGAGTATGTGCCAAATATCTATGTGAGAGTTATTGCAAAAAACAATTACAGTTTCTGGAAAGATACTGTCACCATTCATGTGTCTG AGCCAGGTGGTAAACCAGTCAGTCTTAAGCCAG ATTTGAAATCAGAACCATCACCCAAATATGAAGCAACAACAA CAGACATGGCAGTTGTCACCACAGGGGGCATGACCAGGGAGGCTTCACTGTATACGGCTATCTTTGTTCCAGTCGCTGCACTTCTGCTCATTATTGTTGTCGCTGCAGTCGTCTTtcgcataaaaaaaagaag GTCACAATCTTTTACCAGGGAGGAATCTGGATATTATGAAAATGTTAGCCGAGCATCATCAAACCAAGCCAAAAG AGAAGAATCTTGCATAAAACAAGACAACAATACACTTTCTGAAGTGAAGGCCATTGATGAACCTGTCTACATCAACATTGAG GCCATACCAGGTCAGATGGATCAACGTATGGATCACACAGACAATATATATGGAAATGTGGATTATGAAAAATAG
- the LOC120562047 gene encoding uncharacterized protein LOC120562047 isoform X3: protein MKLPGLIDLSLIFILVSNSKGDDWSVSVDRIIHATLGSNVTIPCSFTYPLKYHTEKVQVHWKKSGVKHNLNIFDKDSNAFVFHPNDTFVLEKYRGKTKLTGNKTKGDCTLEIFNISEYVPNIYVRVIAKNNYSFWKDTVTIHVSEPGGKPVSLKPDLKSEPSPKYEATTTDMAVVTTGGMTREASLYTAIFVPVAALLLIIVVAAVVFRIKKRRSQSFTREESGYYENVSRASSNQAKREESCIKQDNNTLSEVKAIDEPVYINIEAIPGQMDQRMDHTDNIYGNVDYEK, encoded by the exons ATGAAGCTGCCAGGCCTGATTGATCTTAGTCTCATATTTATCCTGGTCTCTAATTCAAAAG GTGACGACTGGTCTGTTAGTGTCGACAGAATCATTCATGCAACATTGGGTTCAAACGTGACTATACCGTGTTCCTTTACCTATCCACTCAAATACCACACTGAAAAGGTTCAAGTTCACTGGAAAAAGAGCGGGGTAAAACATAACCTTAATATCTTCGACAAAGACTCAAATGCATTTGTTTTTCACCCAAATGACACATTTGTGCTTGAGAAGTACAGAGGAAAGACCAAACTCACTGGAAATAAAACCAAAGGTGACTGCACCCTTGAGATCTTTAACATCTCGGAGTATGTGCCAAATATCTATGTGAGAGTTATTGCAAAAAACAATTACAGTTTCTGGAAAGATACTGTCACCATTCATGTGTCTG AGCCAGGTGGTAAACCAGTCAGTCTTAAGCCAG ATTTGAAATCAGAACCATCACCCAAATATGAAGCAACAACAA CAGACATGGCAGTTGTCACCACAGGGGGCATGACCAGGGAGGCTTCACTGTATACGGCTATCTTTGTTCCAGTCGCTGCACTTCTGCTCATTATTGTTGTCGCTGCAGTCGTCTTtcgcataaaaaaaagaag GTCACAATCTTTTACCAGGGAGGAATCTGGATATTATGAAAATGTTAGCCGAGCATCATCAAACCAAGCCAAAAG AGAAGAATCTTGCATAAAACAAGACAACAATACACTTTCTGAAGTGAAGGCCATTGATGAACCTGTCTACATCAACATTGAG GCCATACCAGGTCAGATGGATCAACGTATGGATCACACAGACAATATATATGGAAATGTGGATTATGAAAAATAG
- the LOC120562804 gene encoding myelin-associated glycoprotein-like: MELKLWFSFLLLNVIHDVQSQSASQWIANMPTNIPVLQGSCVVIPCIYTYPKPVSKRILTRWKGFWMKGKTIVSTNIPKWKLTEEYKKRTQFVGKLQGRNCTMLLDAVRPTDVGPFYFRIEMPQYKSFSYPNTVTIDVQSNPEPPTMSVRVYEKITASCSVSHSCPTILPRFSWSHPGSVSSRSKKLNTWQWETESTLTFVPQTTDSNMPLSCTVLYRGGKRATSSMIIST, from the exons ATGGAGCTGAAGTTGTGGTTTTCCTTTCTGCTGTTAAATG TGATCCATGATGTCCAGTCCCAATCTGCCAGCCAATGGATAGCAAACATGCCGACAAATATTCCTGTCCTGCAGGGCTCCTGTGTGGTTATTCCCTGCATCTACACTTACCCCAAGCCCGTATCAAAGCGGATCCTGACCAGGTGGAAAGGTTTCTGGATGAAAGGGAAAACTATCGTCTCAACCAATATCCCCAAATGGAAACTGACTGAGGAGTACAAAAAACGAACCCAGTTTGTAGGAAAACTGCAGGGACGCAACTGCACCATGCTGCTGGATGCTGTCAGGCCGACCGATGTTGGCCCTTTCTACTTCAGGATTGAAATGCCACAATACAAAAGCTTCTCCTACCCAAACACAGTGACCATTGATGTTCAAA GCAACCCAGAGCCTCCAACTATGTCTGTGAGGGTATATGAAAAAATAACTGCCTCCTGCTCTGTGTCTCACTCCTGCCCAACGATTCTCCCTCGATTCTCCTGGAGCCATCCTGGAAGCGTCTCTAGCCGATCAAAGAAGCTGAATACATGGCAGTGGGAAACAGAGTCAACCCTGACCTTTGTCCCTCAAACCACCGACTCCAACATGCCTTTAAGCTGCACAGTGCTGTACAGAGGAGGGAAGCGGGCGACGAGCTCCATGATTATCTCCACATGA
- the LOC120562047 gene encoding uncharacterized protein LOC120562047 isoform X2, producing MSVNLKVSFLDQMKLPGLIDLSLIFILVSNSKGDDWSVSVDRIIHATLGSNVTIPCSFTYPLKYHTEKVQVHWKKSGVKHNLNIFDKDSNAFVFHPNDTFVLEKYRGKTKLTGNKTKGDCTLEIFNISEYVPNIYVRVIAKNNYSFWKDTVTIHVSEPGGKPVSLKPDLKSEPSPKYEATTNMAVVTTGGMTREASLYTAIFVPVAALLLIIVVAAVVFRIKKRRSQSFTREESGYYENVSRASSNQAKREESCIKQDNNTLSEVKAIDEPVYINIEAIPGQMDQRMDHTDNIYGNVDYEK from the exons ATGTCAGTTAACCTAAAAGTGTCTTTCTTGGATCAGATGAAGCTGCCAGGCCTGATTGATCTTAGTCTCATATTTATCCTGGTCTCTAATTCAAAAG GTGACGACTGGTCTGTTAGTGTCGACAGAATCATTCATGCAACATTGGGTTCAAACGTGACTATACCGTGTTCCTTTACCTATCCACTCAAATACCACACTGAAAAGGTTCAAGTTCACTGGAAAAAGAGCGGGGTAAAACATAACCTTAATATCTTCGACAAAGACTCAAATGCATTTGTTTTTCACCCAAATGACACATTTGTGCTTGAGAAGTACAGAGGAAAGACCAAACTCACTGGAAATAAAACCAAAGGTGACTGCACCCTTGAGATCTTTAACATCTCGGAGTATGTGCCAAATATCTATGTGAGAGTTATTGCAAAAAACAATTACAGTTTCTGGAAAGATACTGTCACCATTCATGTGTCTG AGCCAGGTGGTAAACCAGTCAGTCTTAAGCCAG ATTTGAAATCAGAACCATCACCCAAATATGAAGCAACAACAA ACATGGCAGTTGTCACCACAGGGGGCATGACCAGGGAGGCTTCACTGTATACGGCTATCTTTGTTCCAGTCGCTGCACTTCTGCTCATTATTGTTGTCGCTGCAGTCGTCTTtcgcataaaaaaaagaag GTCACAATCTTTTACCAGGGAGGAATCTGGATATTATGAAAATGTTAGCCGAGCATCATCAAACCAAGCCAAAAG AGAAGAATCTTGCATAAAACAAGACAACAATACACTTTCTGAAGTGAAGGCCATTGATGAACCTGTCTACATCAACATTGAG GCCATACCAGGTCAGATGGATCAACGTATGGATCACACAGACAATATATATGGAAATGTGGATTATGAAAAATAG